One genomic region from Evansella sp. LMS18 encodes:
- a CDS encoding cell wall metabolism sensor histidine kinase WalK, with protein sequence MKLGHRITLYSTVSLLVLLLAVNTSIYYLFHHYTLNAELERVLSQSRTAAEALQTYGNDQETAAAYMGASIPENGLIRIIRENEEVPVSVTKEFALNNIETSFTRQETTAHFEFGGELFASARTPVIWADGSIVSLEFIAPLAAFEETLGILRLILGIASIVILVPSFFAARALSRFILAPIKALVSTMNEIRDEGTFKKITIEEKSKDELAEMGRTFNHMIELLKKNFDKQRQFVSDASHELKTPLTVISSYSRLLKRWGSERPEVVEEAANAIDTESQRMKEMTNQMLALASGENEETLHFSRVNLCEAAADTARKIEAVYNRPVNVQCSKDNSVTLADEGKIKQLLFILFENGMKYSDKELDVSVTATDKRLTIKVKDNGIGIPESEQPHIFERFFRVDKARNRKTGGTGLGLSIAKAIVEAHKGSITVASTEGHGSEFTVVLPRKEVNER encoded by the coding sequence ATGAAACTCGGACACAGAATCACCCTTTATTCCACCGTTTCCCTGCTTGTGCTTCTTCTCGCAGTTAATACGAGCATTTATTATTTGTTCCACCATTACACTCTGAACGCAGAACTTGAGCGGGTGCTTTCCCAGTCCAGGACGGCGGCCGAAGCATTACAGACATACGGCAACGACCAGGAAACGGCCGCTGCTTATATGGGCGCCTCCATTCCAGAAAACGGGCTCATCAGGATTATCAGGGAAAACGAAGAGGTTCCCGTTTCTGTCACAAAGGAGTTTGCCCTGAACAATATTGAAACCAGCTTCACCCGCCAGGAAACTACAGCTCATTTTGAATTTGGCGGCGAACTGTTCGCCAGTGCGAGGACCCCGGTGATCTGGGCAGATGGATCCATTGTCAGCCTGGAGTTTATCGCTCCCCTTGCTGCCTTCGAGGAAACACTGGGAATTCTCCGGCTAATCCTGGGGATTGCCTCCATTGTCATTCTCGTTCCATCGTTTTTCGCAGCCAGGGCTCTCAGCCGGTTTATTCTCGCCCCAATAAAAGCCCTTGTCTCCACGATGAATGAAATTCGTGACGAAGGAACCTTTAAAAAAATCACTATTGAGGAAAAATCAAAAGATGAGCTCGCTGAAATGGGACGGACATTTAACCATATGATTGAGCTCTTGAAGAAAAATTTTGATAAACAGCGGCAATTTGTTTCTGATGCTTCCCACGAACTGAAAACTCCCCTTACTGTAATCAGCAGCTATTCCCGGCTCCTGAAACGCTGGGGTTCGGAACGGCCTGAAGTTGTGGAGGAAGCTGCTAACGCTATAGATACAGAATCACAAAGAATGAAAGAGATGACGAACCAGATGCTCGCCCTCGCTTCCGGGGAAAATGAGGAAACACTTCATTTTTCCAGGGTCAATCTTTGTGAAGCCGCGGCAGATACAGCGCGAAAAATTGAAGCTGTTTATAACAGGCCTGTAAATGTACAGTGCAGTAAGGACAACTCGGTTACTCTTGCTGATGAGGGGAAAATAAAGCAGCTGCTGTTTATTTTGTTCGAGAACGGCATGAAATACAGCGATAAAGAACTGGACGTTTCTGTTACCGCTACTGATAAAAGATTGACCATTAAGGTGAAGGATAATGGTATTGGCATTCCGGAGTCAGAGCAGCCGCATATCTTCGAACGTTTTTTCCGCGTGGATAAAGCGAGAAACAGGAAAACCGGCGGTACAGGACTCGGCCTGTCCATAGCCAAAGCCATTGTGGAGGCGCATAAAGGCTCCATCACCGTGGCGAGCACGGAAGGACATGGTTCGGAATTTACTGTGGTACTGCCCCGTAAAGAGGTGAACGAGAGATGA
- a CDS encoding response regulator transcription factor, with protein MGSARILIVEDEENIARVVKLELEYEGYETDILEDGLAAWQALQEKSWDLILLDVMMPKLSGIEVLRRMRAAGNETPVIMLTARDAVVDKVTGLDQGANDYVTKPFEIEELLARIRASLRFSITRKAVDAEDDNKAAFLDLSVDTKTREVTRGETSIELTPREYDLLLYLLDHPNQVLTREQLLNHVWGFDYYGDTNVVDVYIRYLRQKVDKPFSTPLIHTVRGVGYVLKEQM; from the coding sequence ATGGGAAGTGCGCGAATCCTGATTGTAGAAGACGAAGAAAATATCGCCCGGGTAGTGAAGCTTGAACTGGAATATGAGGGCTATGAGACAGATATTCTCGAAGACGGCCTGGCTGCATGGCAGGCACTTCAGGAAAAATCGTGGGATCTTATCCTTCTTGATGTCATGATGCCAAAGCTTAGCGGCATTGAAGTACTCCGCAGAATGAGGGCGGCCGGGAATGAAACGCCTGTAATTATGCTTACGGCACGAGACGCTGTTGTTGATAAAGTAACGGGCCTTGATCAGGGGGCAAACGATTATGTCACCAAACCTTTTGAAATTGAAGAGCTGCTGGCGAGAATCCGTGCCTCCCTCCGTTTCAGCATTACCCGTAAGGCTGTTGATGCGGAGGACGACAATAAAGCTGCCTTCCTTGATTTATCCGTTGACACGAAGACACGGGAAGTCACAAGAGGGGAAACGAGTATTGAATTAACACCGAGAGAGTATGACCTGCTCCTGTATCTCCTCGACCACCCAAACCAGGTGCTTACAAGAGAGCAGCTGCTCAACCATGTGTGGGGTTTTGATTATTACGGGGATACAAATGTGGTGGATGTTTATATCCGCTATCTGCGGCAGAAGGTTGACAAGCCGTTCAGCACACCCCTTATACACACTGTCCGCGGAGTGGGCTACGTTTTGAAGGAGCAGATGTAA